Within Bdellovibrionota bacterium, the genomic segment TGTATAGACATGTTTCTTTCGACAAAGCGCTAGCAAAGGAGCTTCAGAAGCGTGACTTCGCGCGGGAGTTTCTTCTCGCTCAAATGGAGGGAGACGAAGCACTACCTCTTGTCGAAGCATTACGAGTAACCATCCGAAGAATGGGCGTAAAGGAGTTCGCCAAGAAGGCGCATATACGCGCGAATAATGTGTCACGAATGCTCAACGGACATGTCGAGCCTTCAATCGATACTTTGGATCACTTTCTGGGACTGTTTGGTCTCCGAACCAAACTCTTCGTTGAGAAGGTCGCCTAAGAGGTTCCGGCCTCTTGGAAACTGAAGCAATCATTTCTGCCTCGATCGAATTGCGCGCTTCATATACTTTCGTGCTCATCGTGCCCTCCCGTACTTTAGAACGGAAATCGTATTTTTGGTCCATCGCAGCTGAAACGGCAACTTGCGAGGTCGGCCGGCGAGGGAATCGAAACGGGGTGACCCGATCTTCCAGCGGACCCCGCTGAAGATGATCGCCTGAAATCTGGCGGAGACAGGGTCGGATGGGCGAACCGCTTATTCGCCGATGAATTGAATAATGAGTTGCCGAGCGCGGGGACGGGTGTCGAAATCGATCATGACGATCTCCTGCCAGCGCCCCAGACTTAAGGCGCCGTCATTAAAAGGGACCGTCACGGACTGACCCTGCAATTGACCGCGTAAATGACTATGGCCGTTGTCCTCCCCGGCGTTCAACGTATTGTGATTCAACGCGGGGTCTTTCGGGATCAATCGTTCCCAAAAAACGTTCGTATCGGATCGGAGGCCGGGTTCATCTTCAATAATCATAATGGAAGCGGTCGTGTGGCGAACGAAAACGGTCACGATACCCGCTTTCAGACGGCTGCTCGTCAACGCTTCCTTGACCTGCTTCGTCAGGTTTTCAATCTGGCCGCTCCCGCGCACGGTCAGTTCGAGCGGTATGCTTTTCACGGTCATGCGCTGCCCGCCGACATCGTTCGAAGGAGCTGCCGTTCGGTGCGCGTGAGCGAACGTCCCCGGGCCTCTTCGAGAAGTTCGTCGAAGGCTCCCTCCGCCACCAGCGACCAAAGCGAGGACACGACCGGCTCACTTAAGATTCCCTCTTGTTGCAATTCCGCCAGATAGGAGAATGCGTCGGGCAACGCTTCCTTCTCCCTCGTATAATAATCCTGGCCCCGTTGCCGGTTGTTGTAGGCTTCAAATTGTTCGCACGCGACCAGAATTTCGCCCAGCTCCCGAATCCACGGCTCCGCGCCGGCCAATTTTTCAGGATAATAATAGTAGAGCATGACCAGTTCCATCCAAGGCAGCCAGCGAATACCCATCTCCGCAAGCTTGGGTTTCACTTCCCGCAGGCGACGGCCCAAACGCCGGGCGTAGCCCAGTCGCATTTCGACCTGTTCCAAAGCCCAGTCGTCGAGGGCGA encodes:
- a CDS encoding HD domain-containing protein, with amino-acid sequence MLNRKNTYAPLLVPLPLVRKLLRFYDYPDPRRPQRVIRGYDRQHALRTARMCASVALKLGHDTERVRRYQVACILHDLGRAGLDRKLFGLIWSWAKMRGIPTRPREWRVVHPQTKYGRETEAFVERYGRELEAAGIALDDWALEQVEMRLGYARRLGRRLREVKPKLAEMGIRWLPWMELVMLYYYYPEKLAGAEPWIRELGEILVACEQFEAYNNRQRGQDYYTREKEALPDAFSYLAELQQEGILSEPVVSSLWSLVAEGAFDELLEEARGRSLTRTERQLLRTMSAGSA
- a CDS encoding secondary thiamine-phosphate synthase enzyme YjbQ: MTVKSIPLELTVRGSGQIENLTKQVKEALTSSRLKAGIVTVFVRHTTASIMIIEDEPGLRSDTNVFWERLIPKDPALNHNTLNAGEDNGHSHLRGQLQGQSVTVPFNDGALSLGRWQEIVMIDFDTRPRARQLIIQFIGE
- a CDS encoding helix-turn-helix transcriptional regulator; the encoded protein is MYRHVSFDKALAKELQKRDFAREFLLAQMEGDEALPLVEALRVTIRRMGVKEFAKKAHIRANNVSRMLNGHVEPSIDTLDHFLGLFGLRTKLFVEKVA